The DNA sequence TCATAAGCGCTAAGTTCTGCTCTACGCCACTGGTCTTGTAAGCGGTTCCATGATTTAACAACCTGTGGATTTTTTTCAGTGTAAGTTGAGTCAGAAAGTTCGGATAAATCATTTGACAGTTTCCATCTTTTTATAAATTTCTGAAGAGATGTTTCCTGTTTTTTTATAGCTTCCATAAGGAATTTAGAAGCCTGGACATAAGAATCTGCCTTATCTGTAGTAATTTTATTGTCCACCGGCGGTGTAAATTCTTTTTTAGGCGGGGTACTATTGTTTCCGCAACCTACGATAACCAAAACAGCAATGCCTGCAAGCAAGCGTTTCATTCTAACCTCCCTTTTTAAGTGACATATCCAATCCTAAAATATGCGTTAGTCCCAGTTCGGAATGGGTTCTTGCATAATAGGAAATATTAAAGTTTTTATAATTCAATTTTATTCCTCCCGTAAAAGAATCGGGATTGTTTTTTACTCCTAAGTCTATGGATAATGCGTTTGATACTTTAATTTCATTCATAAGTCTTACTTCGTTAGAGAATTTTCCTATGGAACATAATTGGATAGAAGTTTTTAGTTCATTAGTAGGGGAGAGGAGTAATTCATAAGTATTTGTTTGGGGAATTTCTTCAAGGGAATTAAAGTTTTGCATAGTAAAGTTACAGCTGACGGAGCTTGTGAATTTTGCGCTTATTCCTGCTCCTATTCCGATATATAGGTCTTGAGCATCGTCTACATACATTTTCATTCCTTGAAGGGAAGCTCCTATTCTTAGCATTTTTATATTATGTGCATATCCGAGAACGAATTGGTTTTCCGTATAAAGTTCATTTCCGAAATTTGATATTCCGAGTCCGATTCCTTTCGGCAGGTAGAATTCTGCTCTTACGTAAGGCAGTATTCCAAAGTTATTCATATACAGACTGTGAACAGAAGGCTGGAATGATGCTACAGGAGTCTCGAAAATACCTTCTCTCGCACAATCTATCGGTTCAAATGCCAGTTGTAACATTAGAATTAAAATCATCGAGAATATTAAGTGTTATTCTAAATTTGTCAAGCCTTTAAGATAATTTAATGTTCACTTACTCCGGTAAAGTTCCAGTCTTTAATTTTGAGTGCCGGGACGACGCTTCCGTTTAAGTAAGGGACACCATAATTCATAGAACCCGGGATAGGAAGAGCTTTTGATAGTTCTAGTACCTGTGACAACGCTTCTATTACGGATTGAGTGAATCTTAAGTTTTTCAATGATTTTGTAACTTTCCCATTTTCTATAAGGTAAGTTCCGTCTCTTGTCATTCCCGTTAACGCGACGGTCATCGGGTCTATAATATTCGTATACCAGAATCTTGTAACCAAAATTGCTTTAGAGGATTTTGAGACCATTGATTCCAGAGTATTATTATCGCCTTTCATAAACAAATTAGAAGGAGATGCGCCATAAGCGCTGTTCCCGCTTGAGTGTCCCGTAGAAGTTTTCCCTTCTTTTTTAGCCGACCTGAGGTCATATACCATATTTTTTACTACGCCATTTTCGACCAGCATAACTTTTTGCACCGGTGTTCCTTCGGAATCAAATGGGAACGGGAAGCCTTTTGCGTCCAGTCCATCATCCCATATAGTTATATTATCTCCCATCAGTTTCTGTCCTAATTTACCGGAAAACGGGCTTCTGCCTTCCTGATAACTTAGCGCGTTAAATCCGAGCCAGGAAAGGAATTCAAGGAGTTCCACTACCGCCAGAGGTTCAAGTATTACTTCATATTTGCCGGGTTCGATTTTAACTGGATTTTGTGACAATACTGCTTTTTTCACTGCAATTTCTGCTACGTCGTTATAATTTATTTGTCTTACATCTCGGCTACCTGCGGCGGCATAGCCTGTTCCGGATTTTCCTATAATTGTCGTAGATATCGTTGCGGAAGTAGCTTTATTGTAAACGAAGAGTCCGTTTGAGTTTGCGATACATCCTTCCATAGTGCCGCTGACGAAACTTCCGTACGCCTGTAAATCTTTTCCTTCTGCGGTTGCCCTGTCAATAATAGTTTTGCATCCTTTCGCTCTTTCTTCAGGGGTAAATTTTTGTGTTTCAGGGATAAAAGTATTTGCTTCCGCTATTGGCGATTGATTAGCAAAACCGGGCCATTCCGGATTTGGAGGGCAGAGTTTGGATATTTCGTTGGCTTTGCTTATTGTCCCGTCAATTTTATCCAGAGAATTGGTATTTGCGTTACCAATTTTTTTATTATTTACGCATTGTGTGCTAATGCTGATATTTTCTTCACTTACATTCTGATGAATGTAGGATGTAGCGAATCTCGTCAAGCCCGAATCCCATGCCCAAATAGTAAGCTGGGTAGCTTCTGCGGACGAGTGTTTTAATGCTTTTTCTGCAATTTCTTTTAATTTGTTTTCTCCTAACATATAACCCCCTTGTATCAAAAATTCCCCGCAATAGCGGGATAAGAATCCCTAATGGCTAAAGCCAAAGGGCTTCTAAAAAAATCAAATATTTCCAGCTGAGCTGGATATCCCGCCAAGGCGGGATTCAATATATTTGTCAGACAAGAATCCTCCAAACATACTGTCCTGACCTACCACAAAAGGCAGAACTGACCCTACAAATTTATTTCATTAAAACTAATTTCTTTGTTTCCTTATAGCTGCCAGCTGCGAACTTGGCAAAGTAAATTCCGGCAGGATAATCTTTTGATTTTAAGTCTACTTTGTAATAACCCGGTATTTTTATTTCGTCAACTAATGTTTTAATACATCTGCCGGTTAAGTCAAAAAGCCGTAAAGATACGTTACTTTTCACCGGGAGTTGGTACATAAGAGTTGAGTGATTAGTAAACGGATTTGGATTAGGGTTTGAGAGGGCAAAGACTTTAGGGACAGAAAGTTCTTCTACTCCAACAGTGGCAGATGCTTCACTTGAATAACTGCTTTCCTTAAAATTATTATCAAGAATTGTATAGACATAATAAGAAGTTTTCCCGTGGGGCGTAGTGGTATCGGTATAAGCGGTGTCAGTAATTACAGTTGAGTTCACGAGTTTATAAGGGCCGCCGGATAATGTATCCCTGTAAATATTATACCCAAGAAGATTTATGACGGATGAATGATGCCATGAAAGTTTTATTCCGGCAGGTACGTTTGCCGTAATAAGTTCTCTCGACACGCTTCCTGCGGTATAGACACGGAATATCCCACGAGTATCCGTTAGAATAGGGAATGGGAACGAGTCATCGCGTGCATCGCTTACTTTTATTCTATAAGTAGTATCCATTACCATTGCATCTACAACGTAATATCCGTTCCAATGCATTGAGTCAGCCCATAATCCATCAAAACTATGCGTATTTAAAGTGTCGAATACCGGGGCATCAATTGCAAACAAAACTTTAGGTGCGACGTTTATATTCATAGGTTTGCTGAAAGTAAGATATACTTTTAAAGTTTCAATTCCCACAGGGTTTGGATTAACTCGTATACTATCCAAGTATGGCGGTGCGGAACGAGACGGAGAGGTTAGGAATGGAGTATAATTTACGGTGCCGAGATTAAAGTCCTCATTAAAGTCATAAATAAGGCTATCGATTTTTGCCGTCTTAGTTGTTCCCCAGTAGTTAGAACCTGCCGGGATATTATTAACGTTCATGTTACGAATTGCGCAATGGGTTGCAAGTAAATTATTAAAACGTAGTGAATCTATCCCATATATGGCACAAAAACTGGTAGTATCTACTATGGTGTTATTGCGAATAATTGTAGAATTAACGGAAGCCTGAAAAGCGTTAATACTACTCCCATTTTGTGAAGAAAAGTTATTTAAAAATAGATTATTGCTTATCGTTATCTCTGTCCCCCATGATGTAGAAACACCACCACCATGATTGTGAGATATCATACTATTAGTTACAATGAGCGAACCTTGATTTATGTTTACAATACCACCCATATTGCCGGAGTTATCAGATATTTTGCTATTAGTTACAATGAGCGAACCTCCATAATTTGCATTTCCATCATTACATATACCACCGCCATAGTCAGAGGCATAGTTGTTAGATACTGTGCTGTTGGTTATAGTCATTACCCCACTATTAGAAATACCGCCCCCCCAACCAGAAGAAAGGTTATTCGATATTGTGCTGTTTGCTACATAGAGCGTATCTCCATCATCACTATCTATCCCCGATTTACCTGCCCATTCAATCCGGCAATACTGAAGGTTGCTTTTCGCACCGGATTTAAAGTTCAATGTTCCCCATCTTTTAGTTGTATCAGGGCTATTTTTTGTAAATATAATTGAATCTGTCTCTGTTCCAATGGCATTTAAAGTTCCATCTATCATTATGGTTTTTGCCGAATCCAGTTTTATTTCGGTCCCGGGCTCTATTGTTAAGGTTATACCGGAATTAACTTTAACATTGCCTTTAACTATATGAGTTCCTTTTTTCCAGATAGTATTTGTTGATATTACGCCGGTCTCATCGCGGGTATTTGATGTTGCGATAGAGAATTCAACAGTGTCCGTATACGCACCTGCGCTTAGATATAATTTAAATAACACATTATGTTGCGGGCAGCTATCGGATACGGAGAATGTAAATACGTCTGCCGAATTTGATTTATTTTCTCTTGCCAGAAGGTTACCAAAAACGGCCGTAGAGTCTGAGATTGTAATGTCAATATCATCGGCATGCAAAATCGCGGAAACTCCGTTCACATCCATTCCATTATTTTGAAGTATAAGTATTAAATTTGCGGTTTCGCTAATATCCGGCACTCCATCATTATCACCGGTCGGGTCTTTTATGGTATCATTAAATACAACAAGTTTCGGATTCGTACTCCCCGTAAGCGCGAGGTAAGCATTTAATCTGCCCGTTCCTAATTTGCCTGCATAAGTTGGGTTTAAGCTGTCTATAAAGTCGGTATTAGCCGTTATCATATTCATAATTGCACCGGGGGAGAACGTAGGATTATATGTTGCAACGAGTGCGGCAACGCCTGAGACAAAAGGTGCGGAGCAGGAAGTCCCGGTAAATCTTGCATAACCGTTTAGTTTTGTAGTATTGTATATATTATACCCGGGTGCGGACAAATCAACCCAGAAGCCATAATTCGAGCCATCCCATTTTTTGTCTAAGGAATCCGTAGCGGAAACTGCAAGAACCATAGGAAGAGCGGCAGGATAAAAAGAGTCGGATTTTGCATCATTCCCGGCAGCTCCTACCAGGACTGATGTTATGTAAGCATTTGTAAGAGCGGCTTCCCATGTAGGCGAATAGAAATATCCACCCAAGCTCATATTTATAATTTTTGCGCCGTTTTGTGCCGCATAAACAATACCTTCTTCAATATCCGAATAAGTTCCGGAACCGTTATTATTTAATACTTTTACTGCCATAAGTTTTGATTTCCAGCTAACTCCTGCAACTCCGGCGGCATTATTTGTAACTGCGCCTGCAGTTCCTGCGCAATGTGTTCCGTGGCCTGCGCCGTCATTCGGATTATTATTATTATCTACGAAATTCCATCCGTATACATCATCAACAAAACCATTCCCGTCGTCATCGATACTGTTGTCGGGGGTTTCGTCTTTATTTATCCATAGATTGTTTACAATGTCAGGATGAGCGGTATCAATTCCGGTATCAATAAATCCTATAATAACGGAAGAGTCTCCTGTAGTTGTATCCCATGCAGCTTCTGCCTGTATTTTATTTAGTCCCCATTGTTCACCAAAATATGAGTCATTTGGAGTTGTACAGCTATGGGCAATATAATCAGGCTCAGCATATAGGACACCGGGCATTTTTGAATACTCTTTAACTGCTTTGAGGATATCCGTATTCTCGTTTAGAGTTAATTTGTAGATATTTGTGAGAGTTGGAACTTTTACAGTTTTACCTTGTATGATTACTTCTCTATTGGCTTTAGCGGGTTTATAGTTTTGGAAAAGTTTATCTGCAGATTTAACGCTATACTTTTCGGTTAATCTGTCAATTGATTCAATTCCTGTTGTAATGTAGCCTTTTTCGGCAGAGACTTTAACTTCCGGAGCGAACTTAACAATTAATGTGCCTTTTGCGAAGTCCTGAGCGTTTAAAACTAAACTACTTACAAGCAAGATGCTTGTAAATACATTTTTACTTACAAGCAGGATGCTTGTAGATACTTTATGAAAAAATTTTTCCATGATTTCTCCTGACTTAAGTTATTTTACTAATACAAATTCTTTAATATCGGTATAAATTGGTTTATCGCGGGTAAGTTCACTTTTTATAAGGTATATGTTATTTATTTCAAAGGGTTCCGAAGTGAAGGGGGGATATTGAAGATTTGAAAGGGGAGATTTTACTCTACCGATGGTTAGATGCGGGGATAATTCGCGGGTTTCAAATTCAAATCCTATATCTGCGAGTTTTTCATTAAGGGATATCATTAGTTTCATAACTTTTTCCCTACCTTCTTTTAAGTCTACCCACAGAATTTTAGGAAATTGCAAGTTTGGAAAAGCGCCTGCGCCGTCGAATGAAATTTGAAAAGGTTTTATATTATTAATGCAGGATTGGATGACAGTATTTATGGATTCTATTTGTTCTTGTTTGGTTTCGCCGATGAAATTCAGTGTCAAGTGAATGTTTTCGGGTTCGACCCATTTAATTTGTTTCGTAAATTGGGATTTTAATTTGTTTTGGAAAGAGAAGATATCTTTTTTAACGGGTTCGGGTATTTTTAATGCTATAAATGTGCGCATTTGTTGGATTTTGTAAGTATTTTTACTCCTTTATCCGTAACCAATACAAGGTCTTCTATTCTTACGCCGAGTTTTCCGGGTAAATATATTCCCGGTTCTACACTAAACACCATTCCCGGTTTAGCGTAATCTTCGCTTTTTGGGGAAGATTTTGGTGACTCGTGAACATCGAGACCGATTCCGTGTCCAAGGGAATGTCCGAAATATTTTCCGTAACCGGCTTTAGTTATTATATTTCTTGCGATGGTATCAATTTTTTTTAAGGAGACTCCCGGTTTTATGGCTTTGATTGCCGTTTCTTGTGCGTTGAGGACTATTTTATAAACTTTTTCAGCGAGAGGGTTTTTACCGATTATGAGTGTTCGTGTCATATCCGAGCAGTATTTTTTGTATATTGCTCCGCAATCGAAAACAACGGTATCGCCGTTTTTTATTTTTCTTGAACCTGCGATAGCGTGGGGGAGTGCGGCATTTAGACCGGAAGCTACGATTGTCGGGAAGGAAATGCCTGAGCCGCCATTTTTGCGTATTTGATATTCGAATTCGACTGCGATTTCTTCTTCAGATATGCCGGGTTTTATGAGGCGGGTTATGGAGGCGAATACGGTATCGGCGATTTCGACGGCTTTAGTTATGGTTGCGATTTCGTAATCATTTTTTATGGTTCGGAAGTCTTCTATTTTATTTCTTAGAGGGATAAGTTTTTTGCCTTTTAGTTTAGTTTTCAGGTATTCATAAGCTGAGTAGTCTATGCTATATTCAAATCCTATTTTTTTTACGCCTTTGAAAATGGAATGGGATATGATTTCAGTCCACAAGGAATTTTTTACTATAACGATTTTAGCGGAACTTGCCTCTCGGCAGTCGAGTTTAACTTCGCGGGCGCTTTGTTCTTTGTATCGGAAGTCGGTAAAGAAAACGGCATCTTTTTTAGTTACGAGGAGAACGGCGCTGGAGCCGGTAAATCCGGTAAGGTAGAAGATGTTGTTTATGCCGGTAATAAGGAACAAATCGACTTCTTTTATATTTTTTTGTAATGCGGTTATTTTATTGTTATTCATAGTGTTTGGAAGTTTAATTCTAGAATATGGAAATGTCAAACTTTTATTGGGGAAAAAGATTAGAGAGCATAAGAACA is a window from the bacterium genome containing:
- a CDS encoding TldD/PmbA family protein, with protein sequence MLGENKLKEIAEKALKHSSAEATQLTIWAWDSGLTRFATSYIHQNVSEENISISTQCVNNKKIGNANTNSLDKIDGTISKANEISKLCPPNPEWPGFANQSPIAEANTFIPETQKFTPEERAKGCKTIIDRATAEGKDLQAYGSFVSGTMEGCIANSNGLFVYNKATSATISTTIIGKSGTGYAAAGSRDVRQINYNDVAEIAVKKAVLSQNPVKIEPGKYEVILEPLAVVELLEFLSWLGFNALSYQEGRSPFSGKLGQKLMGDNITIWDDGLDAKGFPFPFDSEGTPVQKVMLVENGVVKNMVYDLRSAKKEGKTSTGHSSGNSAYGASPSNLFMKGDNNTLESMVSKSSKAILVTRFWYTNIIDPMTVALTGMTRDGTYLIENGKVTKSLKNLRFTQSVIEALSQVLELSKALPIPGSMNYGVPYLNGSVVPALKIKDWNFTGVSEH
- a CDS encoding S8 family serine peptidase → MEKFFHKVSTSILLVSKNVFTSILLVSSLVLNAQDFAKGTLIVKFAPEVKVSAEKGYITTGIESIDRLTEKYSVKSADKLFQNYKPAKANREVIIQGKTVKVPTLTNIYKLTLNENTDILKAVKEYSKMPGVLYAEPDYIAHSCTTPNDSYFGEQWGLNKIQAEAAWDTTTGDSSVIIGFIDTGIDTAHPDIVNNLWINKDETPDNSIDDDGNGFVDDVYGWNFVDNNNNPNDGAGHGTHCAGTAGAVTNNAAGVAGVSWKSKLMAVKVLNNNGSGTYSDIEEGIVYAAQNGAKIINMSLGGYFYSPTWEAALTNAYITSVLVGAAGNDAKSDSFYPAALPMVLAVSATDSLDKKWDGSNYGFWVDLSAPGYNIYNTTKLNGYARFTGTSCSAPFVSGVAALVATYNPTFSPGAIMNMITANTDFIDSLNPTYAGKLGTGRLNAYLALTGSTNPKLVVFNDTIKDPTGDNDGVPDISETANLILILQNNGMDVNGVSAILHADDIDITISDSTAVFGNLLARENKSNSADVFTFSVSDSCPQHNVLFKLYLSAGAYTDTVEFSIATSNTRDETGVISTNTIWKKGTHIVKGNVKVNSGITLTIEPGTEIKLDSAKTIMIDGTLNAIGTETDSIIFTKNSPDTTKRWGTLNFKSGAKSNLQYCRIEWAGKSGIDSDDGDTLYVANSTISNNLSSGWGGGISNSGVMTITNSTVSNNYASDYGGGICNDGNANYGGSLIVTNSKISDNSGNMGGIVNINQGSLIVTNSMISHNHGGGVSTSWGTEITISNNLFLNNFSSQNGSSINAFQASVNSTIIRNNTIVDTTSFCAIYGIDSLRFNNLLATHCAIRNMNVNNIPAGSNYWGTTKTAKIDSLIYDFNEDFNLGTVNYTPFLTSPSRSAPPYLDSIRVNPNPVGIETLKVYLTFSKPMNINVAPKVLFAIDAPVFDTLNTHSFDGLWADSMHWNGYYVVDAMVMDTTYRIKVSDARDDSFPFPILTDTRGIFRVYTAGSVSRELITANVPAGIKLSWHHSSVINLLGYNIYRDTLSGGPYKLVNSTVITDTAYTDTTTPHGKTSYYVYTILDNNFKESSYSSEASATVGVEELSVPKVFALSNPNPNPFTNHSTLMYQLPVKSNVSLRLFDLTGRCIKTLVDEIKIPGYYKVDLKSKDYPAGIYFAKFAAGSYKETKKLVLMK
- the thpR gene encoding RNA 2',3'-cyclic phosphodiesterase, with translation MRTFIALKIPEPVKKDIFSFQNKLKSQFTKQIKWVEPENIHLTLNFIGETKQEQIESINTVIQSCINNIKPFQISFDGAGAFPNLQFPKILWVDLKEGREKVMKLMISLNEKLADIGFEFETRELSPHLTIGRVKSPLSNLQYPPFTSEPFEINNIYLIKSELTRDKPIYTDIKEFVLVK
- a CDS encoding aminopeptidase P family protein, which codes for MNNNKITALQKNIKEVDLFLITGINNIFYLTGFTGSSAVLLVTKKDAVFFTDFRYKEQSAREVKLDCREASSAKIVIVKNSLWTEIISHSIFKGVKKIGFEYSIDYSAYEYLKTKLKGKKLIPLRNKIEDFRTIKNDYEIATITKAVEIADTVFASITRLIKPGISEEEIAVEFEYQIRKNGGSGISFPTIVASGLNAALPHAIAGSRKIKNGDTVVFDCGAIYKKYCSDMTRTLIIGKNPLAEKVYKIVLNAQETAIKAIKPGVSLKKIDTIARNIITKAGYGKYFGHSLGHGIGLDVHESPKSSPKSEDYAKPGMVFSVEPGIYLPGKLGVRIEDLVLVTDKGVKILTKSNKCAHL